The Sphingobium aromaticiconvertens genome has a segment encoding these proteins:
- a CDS encoding MBL fold metallo-hydrolase — translation MTLRVTILGSGTSSGVPRIGNDWGDCDPTHPCNRRTRVSILVESPTTRLLVDTSPDMRAQLLAADVIDIDAILWTHDHADHSHGIDDVRQLYHHRKSPMPGYGRAPTMALLKRRFDYAFEGTKDYPPTIAGHILPDSLIIGDIAITCVDQPHGSIYSTGFRFSHGEINVAYATDFHAMTPDMLALYDSVDLWIVDALRARPHPSHPHLALTLDAIAAAQPKRAILTHMDQSMDYATLCQTLPAGVEPGYDGQIVNLP, via the coding sequence ATGACCCTGCGCGTCACCATCCTGGGTAGCGGCACATCGTCGGGCGTTCCCCGGATCGGCAACGACTGGGGTGATTGCGATCCGACGCACCCATGCAACCGTCGTACTCGTGTGTCGATCCTGGTCGAAAGTCCCACGACACGGCTCTTGGTCGACACCTCTCCAGACATGCGCGCCCAATTGTTGGCGGCCGATGTCATCGACATCGACGCCATATTATGGACGCACGATCATGCCGATCACAGCCACGGTATCGACGATGTGCGCCAACTCTATCATCATCGAAAAAGCCCCATGCCCGGTTATGGCCGCGCGCCGACGATGGCATTGCTGAAGCGGCGCTTCGACTATGCATTTGAAGGAACAAAGGACTATCCCCCCACGATTGCAGGGCATATCCTGCCTGATAGTCTGATCATCGGCGACATCGCCATCACCTGCGTGGATCAGCCGCATGGGAGCATATATTCGACAGGCTTTCGGTTCAGTCATGGTGAGATAAATGTTGCTTATGCCACTGATTTTCATGCCATGACCCCGGACATGCTGGCTCTCTACGATAGTGTCGACCTATGGATCGTCGATGCTTTGCGCGCTCGCCCGCATCCCTCACATCCCCATCTCGCGTTGACGTTGGACGCGATCGCGGCGGCACAGCCCAAACGCGCCATCCTCACGCATATGGATCAGAGCATGGACTATGCCACGCTCTGCCAGACGCTCCCTGCGGGTGTCGAGCCGGGCTATGATGGCCAGATAGTGAATCTGCCATGA
- the metG gene encoding methionine--tRNA ligase, translating to MSKPFTITTAISYPNGRPHIGHAYEVIATDAIARFQRMMGRDVFFQTGTDEHGLKMVQTARGRDMEPRALADEMASYFRQMNDILNISHDRFIRTSEPDHYTASQALWQAMEANGDLYLDRYEGWYSVRDEAYYDEKELVEGEGGAKVSPQGTPVEWTVEESWFFRLSAYQDRLLALYNDQPDFIQPESRRNEIKRFVEGGLSDLSISRTSFDWGVPVPDRDGHVMYVWVDALTNYLTGCGYPTDPDRMARYWAEGGDITHVIGKDIVRFHAVYWPAFLMSAKLPLPKQIFGHGFLLNRGEKMSKSVGNVADPMELAERFGVDQLRYFLLSEVTFGNDGSYSAEAIVARSNSDLANSFGNLAQRTLSFIAKNLEGRLPEPALQAVDSELLASIAEAAATFQTAMNDLAPSVAIETWMRAVFGCNAYIDAQAPWALRKTDPARMEAVLATLYEAIAHLAIMIQPVIPASATALLDQMGVAPETRTYAAIGPGWYPVLRATGFTLAAPKPLFPRLELTEAEA from the coding sequence ATGTCCAAGCCTTTCACGATCACCACCGCCATCAGCTATCCTAATGGCCGTCCCCATATCGGCCATGCTTATGAGGTCATCGCCACTGATGCCATCGCCCGCTTCCAGCGGATGATGGGTCGCGATGTATTCTTTCAGACCGGTACAGACGAACATGGACTGAAGATGGTGCAGACCGCGCGTGGTCGTGACATGGAGCCACGCGCTCTTGCTGATGAAATGGCAAGCTATTTCAGGCAGATGAATGACATACTGAACATCAGTCATGATCGTTTCATTCGCACCAGCGAACCGGATCATTATACTGCCAGCCAAGCCCTTTGGCAGGCAATGGAGGCCAATGGCGACCTCTATCTCGACCGCTATGAAGGCTGGTATTCGGTCCGCGACGAAGCCTATTATGACGAGAAGGAACTGGTCGAAGGGGAAGGGGGCGCCAAAGTCTCGCCACAGGGCACCCCGGTCGAGTGGACCGTAGAGGAAAGCTGGTTCTTCCGACTTTCCGCCTATCAGGATCGGTTGTTGGCGCTCTACAACGACCAGCCCGATTTCATTCAGCCCGAAAGCCGCCGCAACGAGATCAAGCGCTTTGTTGAGGGCGGGCTGTCCGACCTCAGCATCTCGCGCACCAGCTTCGACTGGGGCGTGCCAGTGCCTGACCGCGATGGCCACGTCATGTATGTGTGGGTCGATGCTCTGACCAATTATCTCACGGGTTGCGGCTATCCCACCGACCCGGATCGCATGGCGCGCTACTGGGCCGAAGGCGGCGACATTACGCATGTCATCGGTAAGGATATCGTGCGTTTTCATGCCGTTTACTGGCCAGCCTTCTTGATGAGCGCGAAACTGCCGCTGCCCAAGCAGATATTCGGCCACGGCTTCCTGCTGAACCGGGGCGAAAAGATGTCTAAATCGGTCGGCAACGTCGCTGACCCCATGGAACTGGCCGAGCGTTTCGGCGTCGACCAGTTGCGCTATTTTCTGCTGTCCGAAGTCACTTTCGGTAATGATGGCAGCTACAGCGCCGAAGCCATCGTCGCACGTTCCAACAGCGATCTTGCCAACAGTTTCGGCAACCTTGCCCAGCGGACTTTGAGCTTCATCGCCAAAAATCTGGAAGGGCGGCTGCCCGAACCGGCTCTACAGGCGGTGGACAGCGAACTGCTCGCCTCTATTGCCGAGGCGGCGGCGACCTTCCAGACGGCTATGAACGATCTGGCCCCATCGGTGGCGATCGAAACGTGGATGCGCGCCGTTTTCGGTTGTAACGCTTATATTGACGCGCAGGCGCCCTGGGCACTCCGCAAGACTGATCCCGCGCGGATGGAGGCCGTGCTGGCGACGCTCTATGAAGCCATTGCGCACCTCGCGATCATGATCCAGCCGGTTATCCCGGCCAGCGCAACCGCGCTGTTGGATCAGATGGGCGTAGCGCCCGAAACGCGGACCTATGCGGCAATCGGGCCGGGCTGGTATCCTGTCCTCCGCGCCACGGGCTTCACGCTTGCCGCGCCGAAGCCGCTTTTCCCACGCCTTGAACTTACGGAGGCGGAAGCCTGA
- a CDS encoding TatD family hydrolase: MLIDSHCHLNYKGLIEDQANVLQRARDAGVGLMLNIATRESEWDDVLSTALRAPDVWATVGIHPHEADEHPHIDTAKLVERAQHPRVVGIGETGLDYYYDHSDRDRQQKSFRSHIAAARSTGLPLIVHTREAEADTIGIMREEMEEGGYSGVIHCFTASGAFADQAMALGFYISISGIVTFKNAKDLQETATRLPADRLLVETDSPFLAPIPHRGRPCEPAYVADTARFLANLRGESMDALAAATTANFHALFTKIPAPPAA, from the coding sequence ATGTTGATCGACAGCCATTGTCACTTGAATTACAAGGGATTGATTGAAGATCAGGCCAATGTGTTGCAACGTGCGCGAGATGCTGGCGTTGGCCTGATGCTCAATATAGCGACGCGTGAGAGCGAATGGGACGATGTTCTGAGCACGGCGCTGCGCGCGCCTGATGTCTGGGCCACCGTGGGCATCCATCCGCACGAAGCCGACGAGCATCCCCATATCGACACCGCCAAGCTGGTCGAGCGCGCTCAGCATCCGCGCGTCGTCGGTATTGGCGAAACCGGCCTTGATTATTATTACGACCATAGCGATCGCGATCGCCAGCAAAAGAGCTTTCGGTCGCACATCGCCGCAGCTCGGTCGACCGGCCTGCCGCTGATCGTCCACACGCGCGAGGCGGAAGCCGACACGATCGGCATCATGCGCGAAGAGATGGAGGAGGGGGGCTATAGCGGCGTCATCCACTGTTTTACCGCCAGCGGTGCCTTTGCCGATCAGGCGATGGCGCTGGGATTCTACATCTCCATTTCTGGCATCGTCACCTTCAAGAATGCAAAGGATTTGCAGGAAACAGCAACCCGCTTGCCGGCCGATCGCCTGCTGGTGGAAACGGATTCCCCATTTCTTGCACCTATCCCGCATCGCGGCAGGCCCTGTGAACCTGCTTATGTTGCGGACACCGCGCGTTTCCTCGCCAATCTGCGCGGTGAGAGCATGGATGCGCTGGCGGCAGCCACAACCGCGAATTTCCACGCCCTTTTTACCAAGATTCCGGCGCCACCCGCTGCATGA
- a CDS encoding retropepsin-like aspartic protease family protein: MELSTDQAMGSLWYILALILVGSALIGRRMRLGSLLGMLLAWVVIFCVVLTLFSYRRELGMVKDRVQSEVTGTPNQQTEGQALRIAISSDGHYWVDGALNGTPTRFLIDSGASVTALSEGAAKAAGLNVDATGIPMVMQTANGQVEAHRASVATLSLGPIRASDLPVVVSPAFGEINVIGMNMLSRLKSWGVQNGEMVLTP; this comes from the coding sequence ATGGAATTGAGCACCGATCAGGCGATGGGCAGCCTCTGGTACATATTGGCGCTCATACTGGTGGGGTCCGCATTGATCGGGCGGCGGATGCGGTTGGGCAGCCTGCTTGGCATGTTGCTCGCTTGGGTAGTGATCTTTTGCGTCGTCCTGACACTGTTCAGCTATCGCCGGGAACTGGGAATGGTGAAGGACCGGGTTCAGTCCGAAGTAACCGGCACTCCAAACCAGCAAACGGAGGGGCAGGCGCTCCGCATCGCTATATCATCTGACGGCCATTATTGGGTTGACGGCGCCCTTAACGGCACCCCGACACGCTTCCTGATCGACAGCGGGGCCAGCGTGACCGCCTTGTCCGAAGGGGCGGCGAAGGCCGCTGGCCTGAATGTCGATGCGACCGGCATTCCCATGGTTATGCAGACCGCCAATGGTCAGGTTGAGGCGCATCGCGCCAGCGTCGCGACCCTGTCCTTGGGGCCGATCCGTGCCAGCGACCTGCCAGTCGTCGTGTCCCCCGCATTCGGAGAGATTAATGTGATCGGCATGAACATGCTCTCCCGCCTGAAAAGCTGGGGTGTGCAGAATGGCGAGATGGTGCTGACGCCATGA